The Maniola hyperantus chromosome 2, iAphHyp1.2, whole genome shotgun sequence genome includes a region encoding these proteins:
- the ttv gene encoding exostosin-1 isoform X1 produces the protein MQAKKRYFIVITSFILGLYCFFTSFYLNTQRNHKSRRGQLPTFATLEELYESPSRQKRNPQTTTKSCRMQTCFDFSKCGNDPKVYVYPTDGPVSATYRKVLSVIRESRYATHDPTEACLFIPAVDTLDADPLSPEHIADVASRLSRLQYWKNGRNHVIFNLYAGTWPDYAEEALGFDSGEAIMARASASEIIFRDGFDISLPLFHKEHPERGGLPPAATGNPFPAPRKHLLAFKGKRYVHGIGSETRNSLWHLHDGNQLILVTTCRHGKSWKDLRDERCDEDNKEYDKFDYEQLLANSTFCLVARGRRLGSYRFLEALAAGCVPVLLSNGWRLPFDERIDWRRAVIWADERLLLQVPELVRSVSPERVLAMRQQTQLFWEQYFSSIEKIVFTTVEIILERIMAHRSSRQREALIWNTSPGALNTLATYGDSRAHLPAAAPAPPAPRAPAPAPAPLPAPSLPLPAPPPTPGLSFTALL, from the exons ATGCAAGCAAAAAaacgttattttattgtaattacatCATTTATCCTAGGATTATACTGTTTTTTTACCAGTTTCTATTTAAATACTCAAAGAAATCATAAGTCACGTCGGGGGCAGTTGCCAACATTTGCAACTTTGGAAGAATTATATGAATCACCATCTCGACAAAAGAGAAATCCCCAAACAACTACAAAGTCATGTAGAATGCAAACATGCTTTGATTTTTCGAAATGTGGCAATGATCCTAAAGTATATGTGTACCCAACAGATGGTCCTGTTAGTGCCACTTACCGTAAAGTTCTGTCAGTGATAAGGGAGTCAAGGTATGCCACTCACGATCCTACTGAGGCTTGTCTGTTTATACCAGCGGTTGACACCCTAGATGCAGATCCACTGTCTCCTGAGCATATTGCAGATGTTGCCTCGAGACTTTCCCGACTGCAGTACTGGAAGAATGGTCGTAATCATgtaattttcaatttatatgCAGGCACTTGGCCTGATTATGCTGAAGAGGCTTTAGGGTTTGATTCAGGTGAAGCTATCATGGCAAGGGCAAGTGCTTCTGAAATTATTTTCCGTGACGGGTTTGACATTTCCTTGCCATTGTTTCATAAAGAGCACCCGGAGCGTGGTGGACTGCCTCCTGCAGCAACAGGAAACCCTTTTCCAGCGCCCCGGAAACATTTACTTGCATTTAAAGGAAAGCGTTATGTGCATGGCATTGGTAGTGAAACAAGGAATTCTTTGTGGCATTTACATGATGGTAACCAGCTTATTTTAGTTACAACTTGTAGACATGGTAAGTCCTGGAAAGATTTAAGAGATGAAAGATGTGATGAAGATAATAAGGAATACGATAA ATTTGACTATGAGCAGTTATTAGCAAATTCAACTTTTTGCCTTGTGGCTCGTGGTAGACGTCTTGGTTCTTACCGGTTTCTAGAGGCACTAGCTGCTGGTTGTGTTCCAGTTCTGCTCAGTAATGGATGGAGATTACCTTTTGATGAGCGCATAGATTGGCGACGTGCTGTCATCTGGGCTGATGAGCGTCTTCTATTACAG GTGCCTGAGCTAGTGCGCTCAGTTTCTCCTGAGCGTGTTCTTGCAATGAGGCAGCAGACGCAACTTTTTTGGGAACAATATTTTTCTTCAATCGAGAAAATTGTTTTTACAACTGTAGAg ATAATATTGGAACGGATAATGGCTCATAGATCGTCGCGACAGCGTGAAGCGCTGATCTGGAACACATCTCCGGGAGCGCTGAATACTCTGGCGACGTACGGCGACTCGCGCGCGCACCTGCCGGCCGCCGCGCCCGCACCTCCCGCGCCCCGCGCGCCCGCTCCGGCCCCCGCGCCGCTCCCCGCGCCCTCCCTCCCGctccccgcgccgccgcccacgCCCGGCCTTTCCTTCACAGCCCTTCT
- the ttv gene encoding exostosin-1 isoform X2, whose product MQAKKRYFIVITSFILGLYCFFTSFYLNTQRNHKSRRGQLPTFATLEELYESPSRQKRNPQTTTKSCRMQTCFDFSKCGNDPKVYVYPTDGPVSATYRKVLSVIRESRYATHDPTEACLFIPAVDTLDADPLSPEHIADVASRLSRLQYWKNGRNHVIFNLYAGTWPDYAEEALGFDSGEAIMARASASEIIFRDGFDISLPLFHKEHPERGGLPPAATGNPFPAPRKHLLAFKGKRYVHGIGSETRNSLWHLHDGNQLILVTTCRHGKSWKDLRDERCDEDNKEYDKFDYEQLLANSTFCLVARGRRLGSYRFLEALAAGCVPVLLSNGWRLPFDERIDWRRAVIWADERLLLQVPELVRSVSPERVLAMRQQTQLFWEQYFSSIEKIVFTTVEFLLL is encoded by the exons ATGCAAGCAAAAAaacgttattttattgtaattacatCATTTATCCTAGGATTATACTGTTTTTTTACCAGTTTCTATTTAAATACTCAAAGAAATCATAAGTCACGTCGGGGGCAGTTGCCAACATTTGCAACTTTGGAAGAATTATATGAATCACCATCTCGACAAAAGAGAAATCCCCAAACAACTACAAAGTCATGTAGAATGCAAACATGCTTTGATTTTTCGAAATGTGGCAATGATCCTAAAGTATATGTGTACCCAACAGATGGTCCTGTTAGTGCCACTTACCGTAAAGTTCTGTCAGTGATAAGGGAGTCAAGGTATGCCACTCACGATCCTACTGAGGCTTGTCTGTTTATACCAGCGGTTGACACCCTAGATGCAGATCCACTGTCTCCTGAGCATATTGCAGATGTTGCCTCGAGACTTTCCCGACTGCAGTACTGGAAGAATGGTCGTAATCATgtaattttcaatttatatgCAGGCACTTGGCCTGATTATGCTGAAGAGGCTTTAGGGTTTGATTCAGGTGAAGCTATCATGGCAAGGGCAAGTGCTTCTGAAATTATTTTCCGTGACGGGTTTGACATTTCCTTGCCATTGTTTCATAAAGAGCACCCGGAGCGTGGTGGACTGCCTCCTGCAGCAACAGGAAACCCTTTTCCAGCGCCCCGGAAACATTTACTTGCATTTAAAGGAAAGCGTTATGTGCATGGCATTGGTAGTGAAACAAGGAATTCTTTGTGGCATTTACATGATGGTAACCAGCTTATTTTAGTTACAACTTGTAGACATGGTAAGTCCTGGAAAGATTTAAGAGATGAAAGATGTGATGAAGATAATAAGGAATACGATAA ATTTGACTATGAGCAGTTATTAGCAAATTCAACTTTTTGCCTTGTGGCTCGTGGTAGACGTCTTGGTTCTTACCGGTTTCTAGAGGCACTAGCTGCTGGTTGTGTTCCAGTTCTGCTCAGTAATGGATGGAGATTACCTTTTGATGAGCGCATAGATTGGCGACGTGCTGTCATCTGGGCTGATGAGCGTCTTCTATTACAG GTGCCTGAGCTAGTGCGCTCAGTTTCTCCTGAGCGTGTTCTTGCAATGAGGCAGCAGACGCAACTTTTTTGGGAACAATATTTTTCTTCAATCGAGAAAATTGTTTTTACAACTGTAGAg TTCCTTCTGTTATAG
- the LeuRS-m gene encoding probable leucine--tRNA ligase, mitochondrial isoform X2, whose product MDWHINAKVNWDPIDETVLADEQVDDSGCSWRSGAKVEEKVLTQWFIKTTKYAKQLYDGLDSKSLENWKDIINLQKHWIGDCNGIVVNFHINVKNQQRKFDVWSPDPYKFIYGEYLTMSKDNVMIKDMTLVETQHLKCYNPVTKTDMLVYVTDTVNYPEGRDVYIACPSVDSEDFKLSLSLNIPIVNKNKIVDIHSENKRAIDIAQKLNIGGYFVNSKLKDWLISRQRFWGTPIPIIHCPNCGIVPVPYEDLPVVLPEISVQETKIATLSSFKSWLNCKCPKCFSIATRESDTMDTFVDSSWYYYRFLDPNNDKKPFDKEKLIGVTPVNCYIGGKEHAVLHLYYTRFMSYFLHSLGLTPTQEPFKKLLVQGMIMGQSFKTKNTGKYLPPEDVEKVGKEYKEKKTGQPVLVQWEKMSKSKYNGENPQRLLSTYGCDTTRLLILADVPPATSRRWSDATLPGVLNFQHRLWITIREFLMHKQNKELFAVNELSEKEIQECENKLWNSRNYFIATATYHFKYTHKLSVGISRLQSLTNVLRNSVPPQIIAKSKEYEQSLASLIIMLSIITPHFCCELWAGMRSAPNRICDLSDGIDWNQEVLQQRWPVVNENYPLSFQCKVDGADRCDLKIEATKLKNLDLEQAVHLMVREKTVAERITHGISKTKYELYPDCRAILHIYTNRHKIKQKSELKKDSYL is encoded by the exons ATGGACTGGCATATCAAT GCAAAAGTGAACTGGGATCCTATTGATGAAACAGTTTTAGCAGATGAACAAGTTGATGATAGTGGCTGTTCTTGGCGATCTGGTGCCAAAGTTGAAGAAAAGGTTTTAACACAGTGGTttataaaaacaacaaaatatgcAAAGCAGTTGTATGATGGTCTAGACAGTAAAAGTTTAGAAAACTGGAAAGATATTATTAACTTACAAAAACATTGGATAGGAGACTGCAATGGTATTGTTGTGAATTTTCATATTAATGtgaaaaaccaacaaagaaagTTTGATGTTTGGTCTCCAGATCCATACAAGTTTATATATGGTGAATACCTAACAATGAGCAAAGATAATGTGATGATAAAAGACATGACGTTAGTTGAAACACAGCACCTTAAATGCTATAATCCAGTTACTAAAACAGATATGTTGGTTTATGTAACAGATACTGTAAATTATCCAGAAGGTCGGGATGTGTATATCGCTTGCCCCTCTGTTGATTCAGAAGATTTCAAGTTATCTCTGTCCTTAAATATTCCaattgtaaacaaaaataaaattgtagacATACATTCTGAAAATAAAAGAGCAATTGATATAGCACAAAAACTTAACATTGGAGGGTACTTTGTGAATTCAAAGCTTAAGGACTGGCTTATATCAAGGCAAAGATTTTGGGGTACACCAATACCTATTATTCATTGTCCAAACTGTGGGATAGTACCAGTACCATATGAGGATCTACCTGTGGTTCTTCCTGAAATAAGTGTTCAGGAAACAAAAATTGCAACACTATCAAGTTTTAAATCTTGGCTAAATTGTAAATGCCCtaagtgttttagtattgcgACTAGAGAATCTGATACCATGGACACATTTGTTGACTCTTCATGGTACTATTATCGTTTCCTGGATCCAAATAATGACAAGAAACCTTTTGATAAGGAAAAATTAATAGGGGTAACTCCAGTGAATTGTTATATTGGGGGTAAAGAACATGCAGTGTTGCATTTATATTACACTCGATTCATGAGCTATTTCTTACATTCGTTAGGATTAACACCAACACAGGAGCCTTTCAAAAAACTATTAGTACAGGGAATGATTATGGGACAGTCGTTTAAGACTAAGAATACTGGAAAGTATTTACCTCCTGAAGATGTAGAAAAGGTCGGGAAagaatataaagaaaaaaaaactggacAACCAGTCCTGGTACAGTGGGAAAAAATGAGTAAGTCAAAATATAATGGAGAAAATCCACAGCGGTTGCTGTCAACCTATGGATGTGACACAACAAGACTATTGATTCTTGCTGATGTCCCACCTGCTACAAGCAGACGATGGTCTGATGCca CATTACCTGGAGTCTTAAACTTCCAACATAGGTTATGGATTACAATCAGAGAATTTTTAATGCATAAGCAGAACAAGGAATTATTTGCTGTTAATGAATTGTctgaaaaagaaatacaagaatgTGAAAATAAGCTCTGGAATTCAAGAAATTACTTTATTGCAACTGCTACCTATCATTTTAAATATACTCACAAACTGAGTGTAGGAATTTCTCGACTGCAGAGTTTAACAAATGTATTAAGA AACAGCGTACCACCGCAAATAATAGCAAAAAGCAAGGAATATGAGCAGTCACTAGCTTCTTTGATCATTATGCTCTCTATAATAACTCCACACTTCTGTTGTGAGTTATGGGCTGGTATGCGATCCGCACCTAATAGAATATGTGATTTATCTGATGGAATAGACTGGAATCAAGAGGTTCTCCAACAAAGATGGCCAGTCGTAAATGAAAATTATCCATTATCTTTTCAATGTAAA GTTGATGGAGCGGATAGGTGTGACTTAAAAATAGAAgcaactaaattaaaaaatttagatttagaaCAAGCTGTACACCTAATGGTTAGAGAGAAAACAGTTGCAGAAAGAATAACACATGGAATATCGAAAACTAAATACGAACTCTATCCAGATTGTCGTGCAATATTACATATCTACACAAACAGACATAAGATCAAACAAAAATCAGAGTTGAAAAAAGATTCCTACTTATAA
- the LeuRS-m gene encoding probable leucine--tRNA ligase, mitochondrial isoform X1: MFSFRNFTHLFRKRTVLSRHKSSLGLWNQDITTIIKHEVEKRWAKEVLCNKNDNKDPYYVLPMFPYPSGNLHMGHVRVYSISDTIARFQALDGKNVIHPIGWDSFGLPAENAAIERNILPHIWTDSNISAMKEQLVQLGFNFDWNREISTCNPNYYKWTQYIFLKLFENGLAYQCKAKVNWDPIDETVLADEQVDDSGCSWRSGAKVEEKVLTQWFIKTTKYAKQLYDGLDSKSLENWKDIINLQKHWIGDCNGIVVNFHINVKNQQRKFDVWSPDPYKFIYGEYLTMSKDNVMIKDMTLVETQHLKCYNPVTKTDMLVYVTDTVNYPEGRDVYIACPSVDSEDFKLSLSLNIPIVNKNKIVDIHSENKRAIDIAQKLNIGGYFVNSKLKDWLISRQRFWGTPIPIIHCPNCGIVPVPYEDLPVVLPEISVQETKIATLSSFKSWLNCKCPKCFSIATRESDTMDTFVDSSWYYYRFLDPNNDKKPFDKEKLIGVTPVNCYIGGKEHAVLHLYYTRFMSYFLHSLGLTPTQEPFKKLLVQGMIMGQSFKTKNTGKYLPPEDVEKVGKEYKEKKTGQPVLVQWEKMSKSKYNGENPQRLLSTYGCDTTRLLILADVPPATSRRWSDATLPGVLNFQHRLWITIREFLMHKQNKELFAVNELSEKEIQECENKLWNSRNYFIATATYHFKYTHKLSVGISRLQSLTNVLRNSVPPQIIAKSKEYEQSLASLIIMLSIITPHFCCELWAGMRSAPNRICDLSDGIDWNQEVLQQRWPVVNENYPLSFQCKVDGADRCDLKIEATKLKNLDLEQAVHLMVREKTVAERITHGISKTKYELYPDCRAILHIYTNRHKIKQKSELKKDSYL, encoded by the exons ATGTTTAGCTTTAGAAATTTTACGCATTTATTCAGAAAACGTACAGTACTTTCTAgacataaaagtagcctaggtttATGG AATCAGGACATAACCACGATTATTAAACATGAAGTAGAAAAACGTTGGGCCAAGGAAGTTTTATGTAACAAAAATGATAATAAAGATCCATATTATGTATTGCCTATGTTTCCTTATCCATCAGGAAATTTACACATGGGTCATGTCAGAGTGTATTCAATATCAGACACAATAGCCAGATTTCAAGCACTTGATGGTAAAAATGTAATTCATCCGATTGGGTGGGATTCTTTTGGATTACCCGCTGAAAATGCAGCCATTGAGCGAAACATTTTACCCCATATTTGGACTGATAGCAACATTTCAGCTATGAAAGAGCAACTTGTGCAATTAGGATTTAACTTTGACTGGAATAGAGAAATTAGTACATGTAATCCAAACTATTATAAATGGACccaatatatatttttgaagttatttgaAAATGGACTGGCATATCAATGTAAg GCAAAAGTGAACTGGGATCCTATTGATGAAACAGTTTTAGCAGATGAACAAGTTGATGATAGTGGCTGTTCTTGGCGATCTGGTGCCAAAGTTGAAGAAAAGGTTTTAACACAGTGGTttataaaaacaacaaaatatgcAAAGCAGTTGTATGATGGTCTAGACAGTAAAAGTTTAGAAAACTGGAAAGATATTATTAACTTACAAAAACATTGGATAGGAGACTGCAATGGTATTGTTGTGAATTTTCATATTAATGtgaaaaaccaacaaagaaagTTTGATGTTTGGTCTCCAGATCCATACAAGTTTATATATGGTGAATACCTAACAATGAGCAAAGATAATGTGATGATAAAAGACATGACGTTAGTTGAAACACAGCACCTTAAATGCTATAATCCAGTTACTAAAACAGATATGTTGGTTTATGTAACAGATACTGTAAATTATCCAGAAGGTCGGGATGTGTATATCGCTTGCCCCTCTGTTGATTCAGAAGATTTCAAGTTATCTCTGTCCTTAAATATTCCaattgtaaacaaaaataaaattgtagacATACATTCTGAAAATAAAAGAGCAATTGATATAGCACAAAAACTTAACATTGGAGGGTACTTTGTGAATTCAAAGCTTAAGGACTGGCTTATATCAAGGCAAAGATTTTGGGGTACACCAATACCTATTATTCATTGTCCAAACTGTGGGATAGTACCAGTACCATATGAGGATCTACCTGTGGTTCTTCCTGAAATAAGTGTTCAGGAAACAAAAATTGCAACACTATCAAGTTTTAAATCTTGGCTAAATTGTAAATGCCCtaagtgttttagtattgcgACTAGAGAATCTGATACCATGGACACATTTGTTGACTCTTCATGGTACTATTATCGTTTCCTGGATCCAAATAATGACAAGAAACCTTTTGATAAGGAAAAATTAATAGGGGTAACTCCAGTGAATTGTTATATTGGGGGTAAAGAACATGCAGTGTTGCATTTATATTACACTCGATTCATGAGCTATTTCTTACATTCGTTAGGATTAACACCAACACAGGAGCCTTTCAAAAAACTATTAGTACAGGGAATGATTATGGGACAGTCGTTTAAGACTAAGAATACTGGAAAGTATTTACCTCCTGAAGATGTAGAAAAGGTCGGGAAagaatataaagaaaaaaaaactggacAACCAGTCCTGGTACAGTGGGAAAAAATGAGTAAGTCAAAATATAATGGAGAAAATCCACAGCGGTTGCTGTCAACCTATGGATGTGACACAACAAGACTATTGATTCTTGCTGATGTCCCACCTGCTACAAGCAGACGATGGTCTGATGCca CATTACCTGGAGTCTTAAACTTCCAACATAGGTTATGGATTACAATCAGAGAATTTTTAATGCATAAGCAGAACAAGGAATTATTTGCTGTTAATGAATTGTctgaaaaagaaatacaagaatgTGAAAATAAGCTCTGGAATTCAAGAAATTACTTTATTGCAACTGCTACCTATCATTTTAAATATACTCACAAACTGAGTGTAGGAATTTCTCGACTGCAGAGTTTAACAAATGTATTAAGA AACAGCGTACCACCGCAAATAATAGCAAAAAGCAAGGAATATGAGCAGTCACTAGCTTCTTTGATCATTATGCTCTCTATAATAACTCCACACTTCTGTTGTGAGTTATGGGCTGGTATGCGATCCGCACCTAATAGAATATGTGATTTATCTGATGGAATAGACTGGAATCAAGAGGTTCTCCAACAAAGATGGCCAGTCGTAAATGAAAATTATCCATTATCTTTTCAATGTAAA GTTGATGGAGCGGATAGGTGTGACTTAAAAATAGAAgcaactaaattaaaaaatttagatttagaaCAAGCTGTACACCTAATGGTTAGAGAGAAAACAGTTGCAGAAAGAATAACACATGGAATATCGAAAACTAAATACGAACTCTATCCAGATTGTCGTGCAATATTACATATCTACACAAACAGACATAAGATCAAACAAAAATCAGAGTTGAAAAAAGATTCCTACTTATAA
- the LOC117987820 gene encoding FUN14 domain-containing protein 1A-like isoform X1: protein MAKPKKDDSSEEAKKIVDDAKNFIEKVIADIGSTSATKQLILGTASGWITGFITMKIGKLAAVGIGGGVILLHIASQKGYIDVNWDKINKRVDKITDKIEKEATGKSPDWFEKVERFVDRKLDKAEGLLKKKEHKAKHWYNNFIGDDQYRATETHVFLASFVAGMAVGLLCGK, encoded by the exons atggcTAAACCGAAGAAAGACGATTCATCTGAAGAAGCGAAAAAGATAGTAGATGATGCAAAGAACTTTATTGAAAAAGTTATTGCAGATATTGGTTCAACATCCGCAACAAAGCAGCTAATTTTAGGAACTGCGTCAGGATG GATTACAGGCTTTATtaccatgaaaattggtaaacTTGCGGCTGTAGGCATCGGAGGGGGTGTAATATTGCTGCATATTGCAAGTCAGAAAGGTTATATAGATGTGAATTGGGACAAAATCAACAAGAGGGTTGATAAAATTactgataaaattgaaaaagaaGCAACAGGAAAATCACCTGACTGGTTTGAGAAA GTTGAGAGATTTGTTGATCGTAAACTTGATAAAGCAGAAGGATTGCTGAAGAAAAAGGAACATAAAGCTAAACATTGGTATAACAACTTCATAGGAGACGATCAATATCGTGCAACAGAAACTCATGTGTTTTTAGCATCTTTTGTTGCAGGAATGGCTGTAGGCCTCCTCTGTGGTAAATAA
- the LOC117987820 gene encoding FUN14 domain-containing protein 1A-like isoform X2 — MAKPKKDDSSEEAKKIVDDAKNFIEKVIADIGSTSATKQLILGTASGWITGFITMKIGKLAAVGIGGGVILLHIASQKGYIDVNWDKINKRVDKITDKIEKEATGKSPDWFEKVISFVKDNSYYSAGFTGGFFFGIASS; from the exons atggcTAAACCGAAGAAAGACGATTCATCTGAAGAAGCGAAAAAGATAGTAGATGATGCAAAGAACTTTATTGAAAAAGTTATTGCAGATATTGGTTCAACATCCGCAACAAAGCAGCTAATTTTAGGAACTGCGTCAGGATG GATTACAGGCTTTATtaccatgaaaattggtaaacTTGCGGCTGTAGGCATCGGAGGGGGTGTAATATTGCTGCATATTGCAAGTCAGAAAGGTTATATAGATGTGAATTGGGACAAAATCAACAAGAGGGTTGATAAAATTactgataaaattgaaaaagaaGCAACAGGAAAATCACCTGACTGGTTTGAGAAA GTTATATCATTTGTCAAAGATAATTCCTATTATTCAGCCGGGTTTACAGGAGGCTTCTTTTTTGGCATTGCTTCAtcttaa
- the LOC117989852 gene encoding uncharacterized protein: MEELQKKFPKGALSFYIQLYSKRKSGTKNKFRAHQEALKSWTSLNKSEKKFFETKYKEYQINFKKSIAKCLKNAEPYLKSKIVVPNRRNSLQNVNYEDIDKEILQNELLISSKKEVDDYEDWADHTQNEENIEVEVHNYCHESPIPTSQNEMIPIPEPIAPKIMTAKGLFLMIKEREENDLIWDELTMQQKRRYTNAVRAIKSDYLKQYREYLEHLPSEKLFDHYRKIVNSV; encoded by the exons atggaAGAACTACAGAAAAAGTTTCCTAAAGGAGCATTATCATTTTATATACAATTATATTCTAAAAGAAAAAGTGGAACTAAAAATAAG TTTAGAGCACATCAGGAGGCACTGAAATCATGGACTTCACTTAACAAATCAGAGAAGAAATTTTTTGAAACTAAATACAAGGAATATCAAATCAATTTCAAGAAAAGTATTGCCAAGTGCTTGAAAAATGCTGAACCCTACTTAAAATCAAAAATAGTAGTACCTAACAGAAGAAATAG TTTACAAAATGTAAACTATGAAGATATAGATAAAGAAATTTTGCAGAATGAATTATTAATATCCTCAAAAAAAGAAGTAGATGATTATGAAGATTGGGCAGATCATACTCAAAATGAAGAAAATATTGAGGTAGAAGTACACAATTATTGCCATGAGTCGCCTATACCAACCTCACA gaATGAAATGATACCCATACCAGAACCTATTGCTCCAAAAATTAT GACAGCCAAAGGATTGTTTCTAATGATTAAGGAAAGAGAAGAAAACGACTTAATCTGGGACGAATTAACTATGCAGCAAAAGAGACGTTACACGAATGCTGTACGAGCCATTAAGAGTGATTACTTAAAACAATATAGAGAATATCTAGAACACTTACCATCCGAAAAATTGTTTGATCATTACAGAAAAATTGTAAATTCTGTTTGA